From Aegilops tauschii subsp. strangulata cultivar AL8/78 chromosome 5, Aet v6.0, whole genome shotgun sequence:
ATGATCAAACTCCGTGGTGATGGAGTCTATAGCAGCATAGAAGGTGTCCACACGAAAAAAATGATCAGCCGTGACATTGTTTCGTCCACCTTTTCTTGATTTACCCCACTTTGTAAAGATCTCATCCATACTTGGTATTGGAATGTCGTTTTTGGTGCAAAACGCTTTGACATCTTCCAAGAGTGGCTCCCAACCATCATTTCTCCAGTTGACCAAACGTGTTCTCACATCCGTAACCAATGACATTGCCTGAAATGAGATAACTACAATTTTAGATGCATGTATGCTTACATGAACAAAATACATCAACCATACTGGATACATCTAACATGATCCATCACATATTCACATACCTGAACAACATTTTGATCCTTCTTTTGCAATAGAAGAGATAAATCATTTATGATACGAAGGATTTTTAGCATCATCTTCAGGATGAACACAAAGCTAAAGGTCTCCATTTGATGAACCAAACCTCCTGCCCTACATGGAACACGCACATCATCCTCAACAATACCCAAAACTTCTATGACTGCATCCCACATTGATTCAATGTGAGATAAGGTTGTGTAATGAGATCCCCATCTTGTGTCTCTAGGTCTGACCAACGATGTTTCTTGATTTTCCCCTCTTCCTGTGGGCATCTCACCTCTCTCAATCGTATCCAAAAGATCTTCTTTTTGCTTGTCAAGCAATTTATCCTTCCTCTTGCAAGATGAAGTACTGAGATTGGCAATCATGGTCAcatattcaaaaaaaaatcctcaACACCCTTGCAACATCTCGAAACAGCAACAACTACCAACTTCAGTTGGTGGGCAAAGCAGTGGATATAGAAAGCATATGGGTTCTCATCTCGAATTAACTTCTGAAGTCCATTGAATTCTCCTCTCATATTAGATGCCCCATCATATCCTTGCCCTCGTAGTCTTGCAATAACTAGACCGTGTTTAGCAAAAACCTCCAACAAAGCCTTCTTCAAAGAGGCAGATGTTGTGTCTGGGACATGCTTAATAGCTAAAAATCTTTCAACGGTCTCTCCTTTTTTGCTCAAATACCTATAGAAGTAGACATATAATTAGTTAACCCACTCTACATATAACAAAAGGAAAAACACATAGACACTTAGCATGCTTCAATACGTACCTGACAACCACGACCATTTGTTCTTTCACCGATATATCACGACACTCATCAATAAGAACAGTGAAAGGACAGTCACCCATCTCTTCTTTGATTACTTTGGTGGCTGCAGTTGCACAATGTTTGACAAGGTCTTTTTGAATTGTCCCGGAAGTCATTTTGGCATTTTGAGGACATAGCTCATCAAATGCAACCTTCACTTCTGGAATTCTTTCTTTGACCCAATCAAGCAACTCTAAAAAATTCCCCTTGTTCAAAGAAGAACTGGATTCATCATGTCCACGAAATGGTTCACCTTGCAATGCTAGATAACTTACAATGCCCAAAGATGTATCCATACGAGTTTCATATTTGACAAGTGAACCTTGGCCGTAAGTTGTAACTTTACTTTTCACACTTGCCCCTTGATTTTTAAAATCATCACATGCTGTTTTTGATATATTGTGGATGCTACATGGCCCACCAACATGTTTACGAAA
This genomic window contains:
- the LOC120964595 gene encoding uncharacterized protein; protein product: MEDAFGHNDDKFGHDVFSKLGFDCWKNAVAAFRKHVGGPCSIHNISKTACDDFKNQGASVKSKVTTYGQGSLVKYETRMDTSLGIVSYLALQGEPFRGHDESSSSLNKGNFLDQNAKMTSGTIQKDLVKHCATAATKVIKEEMGDCPFTVLIDECRDISVKEQMVVVVRYLSKKGETVERFLAIKHVPDTTSASLKKALLEVFAKHGLVIARLRGQGYDGASNMRGEFNGLQKLIRDENPYAFYIHCFAHQLKLSLVKISKKQIFRNEGSTIGLWAIRLSHVCLGFCYAASSF